The following are from one region of the Tenacibaculum dicentrarchi genome:
- a CDS encoding DUF3781 domain-containing protein, with protein sequence METIKHKILKNHCYTELVYQRINKKLGIAFSKFEIETLIQKVLEDTALDDYEKIGKNFYITNKKHNITITVNTSTFRIITVNQIIKSVSLK encoded by the coding sequence TTGGAAACAATAAAACATAAAATACTCAAAAATCATTGCTATACCGAGCTTGTTTATCAACGGATAAATAAAAAGCTCGGTATAGCTTTTTCTAAATTTGAAATAGAAACACTTATTCAAAAGGTATTGGAAGATACCGCTTTAGATGACTACGAAAAAATAGGTAAAAACTTCTACATTACTAACAAAAAACATAATATTACTATTACAGTTAATACTAGTACTTTTAGAATTATTACCGTTAATCAAATAATTAAAAGCGTAAGTTTAAAATAA